In one window of Larus michahellis chromosome 10, bLarMic1.1, whole genome shotgun sequence DNA:
- the ABTB1 gene encoding ankyrin repeat and BTB/POZ domain-containing protein 1 isoform X1 → MKRDYYDVFLQRLLEQGYQSDIVFIVHGKSFCAHRCILSARSAYFAEMFETKWKGKNMIVLKHPLINPAAFGSLLQYLYTGRLDIDVEYVNDCKRLAKQCRLQDLIDDLETKCKKVYEFVSSKPGTCVKVLTIEPTGNCRLQEDLALLADCALPAELRVGFGELPFDSTDNFNSCPDVCFRVADYNFLCHKAFFCGRSDYFKALLEDHFSESEELQTQPSIPVVTLHNISEDIFIRVLYYIYSDDTELSPENAYDVLCVADMYLLPGLKRLCGRTLAQILDEDNIVSIWRIAKLFQLTRLEDQCTEYMAKIIEKLVELEEFVAAVKENAEAVEERQETDSIPLVDDIRFHITSNVQTYSAIEEANQKLEALENLLASIGLEC, encoded by the exons ATGAAGAGAGACTACTATGACGTCTTCCTGCAGCG GTTGCTGGAGCAGGGTTACCAGAGTGACATCGTTTTCATTGTTCATGGCAAATCCTTCTGTGCCCACCGCTGCATTCTCAGCGCTCGCAGCGCCTACTTTGCGGAAATGTTTGAGACCAAATGGAAGGGGAAGAACATGATAGTGTTGAAGCATCCACTG atTAATCCAGCAGCCTTTGGCTCTCTTCTGCAGTATCTGTACACAG GTCGTCTTGATATCGACGTCGAATATGTAAATGATTGCAAGAGGTTAGCCAAGCAGTGTCGGCTGCAGGACCTCATAGATGATTTGGAGACCAAATGTAAAAAAGTCTATGAATTTG TCTCTTCCAAGCCAGGGACCTGTGTGAAAGTGCTGACGATTGAGCCCACAGGTAACTGCCGGCTGCAGGAAGATCTGGCTCTTCTAGCAGACTGCGCCCTGCCAGCCGAACTGCGG gtTGGTTTTGGGGAGTTGCCATTTGACAGCACCGACAACTTTAACAGCTGTCCTGACGTGTGTTTCCGGGTGGCAGATTACAACTTTTTGTGTCATAAG gcATTTTTCTGTGGTCGCAGTGATTATTTCAAAGCCCTCCTTGAAGACCATTTCAGTGAGAGTGAAGAGCTGCAGACACAGCCCAGCATCCCTGTGGTGACTCTCCACAACATCTCAGAAGACATCTTCATCCGAGTCCTCTACTACATCTACAGTGATGATACCGAG CTGTCCCCGGAAAACGCCTACGATGTGCTGTGCGTGGCAGACATGTACCTGCTGCCTGGGCTTAAGCGCCTTTGCGGCAGGACCTTGGCTCAGATCCTCGATGAGGACAACATTGTCAGCATCTGGAGGATCGCAAAGCTGTTCCAGCTGACTCGCCTGGAGGACCAGTGCACGGAGTACATGGCAAAGATCATCGAGAAG CTGGTGGAGTTGGAGGAGTTTGTGGCTGCTGTGAAGGAGAATGCGGAGGCTGTGGAGGAACGGCAGGAGACTGACTCCATTCCTCTGGTTGATGACATCCGCTTCCACATCACCAGCAACGTGCAGACTTACAGTGCCATCGAGGAAGCCAACCAGAAACTTGAAGCTCTGGAAAACCTCCTGGCCAGTATAGGGCTTGAGTGCTGA
- the ABTB1 gene encoding ankyrin repeat and BTB/POZ domain-containing protein 1 isoform X2: MDTSDLFTSCKKGDVSRVRYLLEQRDVEINVRDKWDSTPLYYACLCGHEELVRYLLANGAKCEANTFDGERCLYGALSDAIRRLLKEYKQITAKCMKRDYYDVFLQRLLEQGYQSDIVFIVHGKSFCAHRCILSARSAYFAEMFETKWKGKNMIVLKHPLINPAAFGSLLQYLYTGRLDIDVEYVNDCKRLAKQCRLQDLIDDLETKCKKVYEFVSSKPGTCVKVLTIEPTGNCRLQEDLALLADCALPAELRVGFGELPFDSTDNFNSCPDVCFRVADYNFLCHKAFFCGRSDYFKALLEDHFSESEELQTQPSIPVVTLHNISEDIFIRVLYYIYSDDTELSPENAYDVLCVADMYLLPGLKRLCGRTLAQILDEDNIVSIWRIAKLFQLTRLEDQCTEYMAKIIEKLVELEEFVAAVKENAEAVEERQETDSIPLVDDIRFHITSNVQTYSAIEEANQKLEALENLLASIGLEC; the protein is encoded by the exons ATGGACACCAGCGACCTGTTCACCAGCTGCAAGAAGGGGGACGTGAGCCGCGTGcg ATACCTTCTTGAACAGCGAGATGTGGAAATTAATGTCCGTGATAAATGGGACAGTACACCTCT GTATTATGCTTGCCTCTGTGGACATGAGGAGCTTGTACGTTATCTTCTAGCCAATG GAGCAAAATGCGAGGCAAACACTTTTGACGGGGAACGTTGTTTGTATGGAGCTTTGAGCGATGCCATCCGACGTCTGCTGAAGGAGTACAAACAGATCACGGCAAAGTGCATGAAGAGAGACTACTATGACGTCTTCCTGCAGCG GTTGCTGGAGCAGGGTTACCAGAGTGACATCGTTTTCATTGTTCATGGCAAATCCTTCTGTGCCCACCGCTGCATTCTCAGCGCTCGCAGCGCCTACTTTGCGGAAATGTTTGAGACCAAATGGAAGGGGAAGAACATGATAGTGTTGAAGCATCCACTG atTAATCCAGCAGCCTTTGGCTCTCTTCTGCAGTATCTGTACACAG GTCGTCTTGATATCGACGTCGAATATGTAAATGATTGCAAGAGGTTAGCCAAGCAGTGTCGGCTGCAGGACCTCATAGATGATTTGGAGACCAAATGTAAAAAAGTCTATGAATTTG TCTCTTCCAAGCCAGGGACCTGTGTGAAAGTGCTGACGATTGAGCCCACAGGTAACTGCCGGCTGCAGGAAGATCTGGCTCTTCTAGCAGACTGCGCCCTGCCAGCCGAACTGCGG gtTGGTTTTGGGGAGTTGCCATTTGACAGCACCGACAACTTTAACAGCTGTCCTGACGTGTGTTTCCGGGTGGCAGATTACAACTTTTTGTGTCATAAG gcATTTTTCTGTGGTCGCAGTGATTATTTCAAAGCCCTCCTTGAAGACCATTTCAGTGAGAGTGAAGAGCTGCAGACACAGCCCAGCATCCCTGTGGTGACTCTCCACAACATCTCAGAAGACATCTTCATCCGAGTCCTCTACTACATCTACAGTGATGATACCGAG CTGTCCCCGGAAAACGCCTACGATGTGCTGTGCGTGGCAGACATGTACCTGCTGCCTGGGCTTAAGCGCCTTTGCGGCAGGACCTTGGCTCAGATCCTCGATGAGGACAACATTGTCAGCATCTGGAGGATCGCAAAGCTGTTCCAGCTGACTCGCCTGGAGGACCAGTGCACGGAGTACATGGCAAAGATCATCGAGAAG CTGGTGGAGTTGGAGGAGTTTGTGGCTGCTGTGAAGGAGAATGCGGAGGCTGTGGAGGAACGGCAGGAGACTGACTCCATTCCTCTGGTTGATGACATCCGCTTCCACATCACCAGCAACGTGCAGACTTACAGTGCCATCGAGGAAGCCAACCAGAAACTTGAAGCTCTGGAAAACCTCCTGGCCAGTATAGGGCTTGAGTGCTGA